The genomic stretch CAGATTCAATGATAAGAACAATAAATCAGCTGGCTGAGTATTCAAAATCAATTGGGAAAATAATTAATCTTCTTGGTAGCATATCTGAGCAGACAAAACTGCTTGCACTTAATGCATCAATAGAGGCAGCAAAAGCAGGTGAGGCAGGAAGAGGCTTTGCAGTTGTTGCAAGCGAAATTCGCAAACTTGCTGATATGTCAAAAGAATCAACACGCGAGGTTGATGAAATAATAAAGAAAATAATAAATCAAACAAAAGAAGCACAGGAGATAGCTGGCAAAGTAGAATTTGTTATAAATAATCAAAACACAGCTGTTGAGACTGTCACAGGTGCGTTTGGTAAAATAAAGTCTGCAGTTGAAGAATTATTCGAAAAAATAGAAGATATAAATAAGTTAATCTTATCAATAGACAATGAGAAAACAGCAATAATTGAAAGTATAGAAAATATTTCAGCTATATCTCAAGAGACTGCAGCATCAACACAAGAGGTTTCAGCGTCGACTGAAGAGCAATTAGCTGCAATTGAAGAACTAAAAGCCATGATTGAAAGACTAAATATTTTAGCCCAAGACCTGTATCAAGCAATGCAGGTGTTTAGAGTTTGAAAATCTACATTGATCACGTGTTAACAAATATTAAATGAGGATTGTATTTAATAATTTATAAAGCCTTTTAATCTTACACTTGCCAAACTGGAAAAGGGCTTGTACTTTAGCCATTTGTACAAGCCCTTTTTCACAGTTTAATTTCTGAACAATACTTTTTCATTTTCAAACATGCTGGCAGCAAATTTAATTGAAATTATAATATAAACAAGCGATGAAATTATGAAAAGCCCCAAATGTTGTAAATTGACAATGTCATAAATTAGTTCTTTTAAAATAGAGATTGCATTTACAAGCGGTAGAACAAAGTATATATCGGTAAGTTCATTTGGCATTTTGTACATTGTAAGATATGGAGGAATTACAACAATTAAGCTAATAGGCGAAAGATAACTTTGCCCTTCCTTGAACGATCTTGCATATGAAGCTATGGCAACTTCAATTGCAGCAAAGATGATTGCTGTAAGAAATACTACCAAAAGCATTATCAACACTGTTGCAGGCGAAACTGAATAATCTGAAAAAGGAGAGTTTTTATAGGTTGCACCAAGTGCATTTGGTAAAAGAACAAATGATAAAATAATACCTGTCAAAGAAGAAAGTCCAGCCAAAAGCGACATTATACTTACCGCCAGATATTTGCCAGTGACAATTGATGACCTTGTTGCAGCTGTTGTCAAAAGAGGCTCGAGCGTCCCTCTTTCCTTTTCACCTGCTGTAATGTCAATTGCAATGTTTAATCCGCCAAGTGCAGCCCAGAGAGCTAAAAACATAGGAATTAAAAATGCTAAAATTGTTGCAGACTGCTTCTTGGGTGGTGCAACATTTTCTTTCTTTACAACAATTGGTTCGATTATGGAAGGATCTAATTTTTTTTGAACAAGCCTTTGCTTTACAACTTGTTTTGAAAATTCATTTATTAAGTTACTCAGGATATTTCCAACATTAGAAGATTTCAAATCAGTTTCATTTGTCAAGATTTGTAAGTTTGTTTGTTTTTCCTGAGAAATCATAATTTCAAAATCTTTCGGGATTATAAGAATAGCCTTAATTTTGCCATCCTGTAAATCTTTCTTTGGATTTGATGAACTAACAATTTTAAACTCTGATTTCTCAATTATAGATGTTATTGTTTTTGAGTTTTCTTTTCCTATAATGCAGATAGGTGTTTTTTCAGGTTTTACTTCAACAGCAGACTTTGTTGCAACTGATGCTATTACAAAGATTATAGGAATAAATAACATAGGCAATATTATGTTAACAAGTAGTGCTTTTTTATCTCTGAAAGCATCTTTTAATTCTTTTTTAAATACAATCCACACATGCTTTAAATTCACATTCATCTTTCCTCACCTACCAGTCTTAAGAATACATCTTCAAAGCTGTGACCAGAGAACCTTTGCTTTATCTCATCAATTGATCCAAGTGCCACAAGCTTTCCTTTGTGAATAATCACAACCCTGTCACACAGCTTTTCAACCTCACTCATTGAATGGCTTGAAAATATGATTGTTCTTCCTTCCTGTTTACAAAGCCTTATAAAGTCATGTACTTCTTTTGCGCTTGACACATCCAAAGAGTTTGTAGGCTCATCAAAGAGCATCACTTCCGGATTGTGTATCACAGATCGAACAAAACACACCTTTTGCTTCATACCTTTTGAAAATGTTCCAGCAGGCTTGTCAATATAGTCCTGCATTCCAAACTTTTCTGCAAGTTCATTAATTCTCTTTTTTAGATCATTTTTGTCCATATCATGCAAAAGCCCAAAATATTCAATGTTTTCCCGAGCTGTAAGCCTTGCATAAAGTCCGCTTTCACTTCCAAAAAGAATTCCTATCTTTCTTCTTACCTTTTCTGGTTCTTTTGTGATGTCAAGCCCTGAGATAATAGCTGTGCCAGATGTCGGTTTTAGCATTGTGGCAAGCATCCTTAAAGTTGTTGTCTTGCCAGCGCCGTTTTCACCAAGGAGCCCGAAAATTTCGCCTTTGTTAATGGTAAAAGATAGCCTGTCAACCGCCCTGACCTTGCCAAAGTCTTTGGTAAGTTCAATTAACTCTACCATTTTTACATCCTCCTGTGGTTTTGATTATTTTGATCAACGACTGGAGATAATTTATATTTTTTTACACTTCCCGCCGATAGAGGTATATCACATTTACAAGGAATGAAACTGCAAACAATACTATTGAAAAGAGTAAAATGATAATTGAGCTTTTAAAATCAGTATACAAATATATAATAAATGTTGCAACTCTTTTATTGGAAGTTGATAATATGTAAAGAGGAAACATTATAGCAGGTAATAACTCAACGGTAGCAACCATTGTTAAAGCAAGTGCAAAAATTGTTCTGTTTTTTATAAAGAAGACCATAGCTGTCATAAGACAAAATAGAGAAAAGATAAAAAGCGTTGTTGCAAATAGAAAAATAGAAAGAGGAATAATGCTGTATGAATATTCTGAGGAGAAAAATAGTTTGGTTGACAATAGACCAATATTAAAACCGAAAACATTCAATAGAATTATTGTTAAATCAAATAAAAAGTCCCAGACAGCAATGTGGATTCTTTTTATAGGGGCTACATATAAGAAGTTTAGGTTATAGATATTTGTAGCTATACCAACCATAATAGGATCGTTGTAATAGTATATACCTTTATTTATAGTCAATACAGCTAAAATGAAAAGGAAAAGACAATATGCTAATATTAACCGGGCAAATTTTTGATTTAAGAAGATAGAGAAAATGCCAGACACGACAGCAACAATTAAAGCCATTATAATTACAGTTTTTATGTTTCTAACATACAAAAAATACTCTTTCATTTTTAGCTCATCTCCCTGTAATTTTCTTAAAATTCTTTTTTGACAAGAAGCTTGTAAGAAATAAAGAGAGAAACAACTGTTAATATGAAAGTATACATAATTAAAATTACAAAAAGTGAAAACACATGATTTTTTAAGAAGAAAATAATCAAAGGCAAAGAAGCGGCAAAGATTAACAACATCCTGATGAAAAACATTATTAACAACTTGGCAAAGTCATTTTTTCTCATAGCATCATGAGATAACATAAAGGCTGGTTGAAGTACCGCAGTGCTGTTAATTCCTACAAGAAATAATATTAAGCCATAAGCAATGATATCCTCATTACTTGAAACGAAGTTTTCTCCAAGCATAAAGTAAAACAAGGAAAGAACAAATACTGTCAGAAAAAATACACATCCAACGTTTCTCAAAAATCGAGAAAAAACAATGCCTATTCTTTTCATAGGTAGCAATACTATAAAATCCAAGTCGTTCACCAAACTATCAAATATACTTGGAAAAGCAACTATGATAATTAACAGTGTATAAAAACTTTGAGCAAAATCTTCAAGTAAGTTAAAAATTTATTCAATATGCCCAAAATAAATGTAATCAGCAACATTTCAGTGAAAAGTATATAAAAAGATTTTTATACAACTTCCAGTACTTCATCCTCCTCATCCCTTCTCACAAGCATAACATAGAACTTTTCAATGGATGGCTTTTCAACCACAAATTCATTTTGGAAAAGTTTAAAATCTTTTTTGCGGCACAGTGCTTCAAAGGAAAGAGAGCTTTTTTTCAAAGACAAAACTGCACTTTTCGGGATTTTGTCAT from Caldicellulosiruptor kronotskyensis 2002 encodes the following:
- a CDS encoding ABC transporter permease codes for the protein MNVNLKHVWIVFKKELKDAFRDKKALLVNIILPMLFIPIIFVIASVATKSAVEVKPEKTPICIIGKENSKTITSIIEKSEFKIVSSSNPKKDLQDGKIKAILIIPKDFEIMISQEKQTNLQILTNETDLKSSNVGNILSNLINEFSKQVVKQRLVQKKLDPSIIEPIVVKKENVAPPKKQSATILAFLIPMFLALWAALGGLNIAIDITAGEKERGTLEPLLTTAATRSSIVTGKYLAVSIMSLLAGLSSLTGIILSFVLLPNALGATYKNSPFSDYSVSPATVLIMLLVVFLTAIIFAAIEVAIASYARSFKEGQSYLSPISLIVVIPPYLTMYKMPNELTDIYFVLPLVNAISILKELIYDIVNLQHLGLFIISSLVYIIISIKFAASMFENEKVLFRN
- a CDS encoding ABC transporter ATP-binding protein, encoding MVELIELTKDFGKVRAVDRLSFTINKGEIFGLLGENGAGKTTTLRMLATMLKPTSGTAIISGLDITKEPEKVRRKIGILFGSESGLYARLTARENIEYFGLLHDMDKNDLKKRINELAEKFGMQDYIDKPAGTFSKGMKQKVCFVRSVIHNPEVMLFDEPTNSLDVSSAKEVHDFIRLCKQEGRTIIFSSHSMSEVEKLCDRVVIIHKGKLVALGSIDEIKQRFSGHSFEDVFLRLVGEER